In Candidatus Eisenbacteria bacterium, the following proteins share a genomic window:
- a CDS encoding EscU/YscU/HrcU family type III secretion system export apparatus switch protein, giving the protein MADGQRSEQERTEAPTARRREQSRSEGQVARSAELTAAASLLGGAALLASGGAREFARLIESTLHMSASAISSDPMTLMGAVAMLRALTMRFTSTLLPFGGALAAIIVLVHLAQTRGVISMKPLLPKFSNLNPLQGVQRLLQPEALWTLAKSILKLSVLGLVAWRSLDQTRPELAVLSGASPAQVLQVAGHALMRVMMSCGLAYLVLAAADYGIQWWKHERGLRMSRDEIVRENREAEGDPMVRARMQSVARARARQHMLHAVRTADVVVVNPVHIAVALSYDPDEAPAPLVVAMGQRKLAVRIKEIALKANVPVVENVAVARALFATARVGRMVPPVLFGAIAEILAFVYRKRLAAGGALPGLDRSIR; this is encoded by the coding sequence GCCCCGACCGCGAGGCGGCGCGAACAGTCGCGCTCCGAGGGTCAGGTCGCGCGCAGCGCGGAACTGACGGCGGCCGCGTCGCTGCTGGGTGGAGCGGCATTGCTCGCCAGCGGCGGTGCGCGCGAGTTCGCACGTCTGATCGAGTCCACGCTGCACATGAGCGCCTCGGCGATCAGCTCGGATCCCATGACGCTGATGGGCGCCGTGGCGATGCTGCGGGCACTCACGATGCGATTCACTTCGACGCTGTTGCCGTTCGGCGGAGCGCTGGCGGCGATCATCGTGCTGGTGCACCTCGCACAGACGCGCGGCGTGATCTCGATGAAGCCGCTGCTGCCCAAGTTCTCGAATCTGAATCCGCTCCAGGGCGTCCAGCGCTTGCTGCAGCCCGAGGCGCTGTGGACGCTCGCCAAGTCGATCCTCAAGCTGAGCGTCCTGGGGCTCGTCGCGTGGCGCTCGCTCGACCAGACGCGTCCCGAGCTCGCGGTGCTGTCGGGTGCGTCTCCGGCGCAGGTGCTGCAGGTCGCGGGACACGCGCTGATGCGCGTCATGATGAGTTGCGGGCTCGCCTACCTGGTGCTCGCGGCCGCCGACTACGGCATCCAGTGGTGGAAGCACGAGCGCGGGCTGCGCATGAGTCGCGACGAAATCGTGCGCGAGAATCGCGAGGCCGAAGGCGACCCGATGGTCAGGGCGCGCATGCAGTCGGTGGCGCGCGCGCGCGCCCGCCAGCACATGCTGCACGCGGTTCGCACCGCCGACGTGGTGGTGGTGAACCCGGTCCACATCGCGGTGGCTCTGAGCTACGACCCCGACGAAGCGCCGGCACCGCTGGTGGTCGCGATGGGTCAGCGCAAGCTCGCGGTCCGCATCAAGGAGATCGCCCTCAAGGCCAACGTGCCGGTGGTGGAGAACGTGGCCGTGGCGCGCGCGCTGTTCGCGACTGCCAGGGTCGGCCGCATGGTGCCGCCGGTGCTGTTCGGCGCGATCGCCGAAATCCTCGCCTTCGTCTACCGCAAACGGCTCGCTGCCGGCGGCGCGCTTCCGGGACTTGATCGGAGCATTCGATGA